In Candidatus Polarisedimenticolaceae bacterium, a genomic segment contains:
- a CDS encoding recombinase family protein, with protein MKYFLYCRKSTEDEDRQVLSIESQRRELERQIPSWPNVEIAGVYEESFSAKKPGRPVFDQMLLRVDRGEADGLIAWHPDRLARNSVDGGKIIYALDNGKLKDLKFSTFSFENNPQGKFMLSIIFGYSKYYVDNLSENVRRGNRAKLEHGWLPGPAPIGYLNDREAKTIIADPQRFPLVRKMWELMLTGSYSPRRIHEIAAHELGLCTVKRRRSGGKPLALSGVYAMFTSSFYAGVIERNGRTYPGKHPPVVALDEFDRVQEMLGRPGRQRPKTHEFAFTGMIRCGECGFFVTAETKKNRYGSVYTYYHCSKRRLDYRCQQPYVTSSGLERQLAEFLATLSVPDPINRWALARLKRGASEQARLRALQERSLEEARAGLERQRENLTRLRMRDVVTDEEYAARRAELDLEGIKLSHRTEPLSERFEPAELVISFSTHAVSQFVAAGDTTKRAIIDIVGSNPRLTDKTVLIEAKKPFRQWTGTASIPDWWAFVEDVRTFAAQNREAWDELADKMLIAMPDLERLRLKAA; from the coding sequence ATGAAATACTTTCTCTACTGCCGCAAGTCGACCGAGGACGAGGATCGCCAAGTCTTGTCGATCGAGTCGCAACGGCGAGAGTTGGAACGGCAGATCCCGTCCTGGCCGAACGTCGAGATCGCAGGGGTCTACGAGGAGTCGTTCAGCGCGAAGAAGCCGGGCAGGCCCGTATTCGATCAGATGCTCCTGCGCGTCGATCGCGGCGAGGCAGACGGGCTCATCGCATGGCACCCGGACCGCTTGGCTCGAAACTCGGTCGACGGCGGCAAGATCATCTACGCCCTCGACAATGGCAAGCTCAAAGACCTGAAGTTCTCCACATTCTCCTTCGAGAACAATCCGCAGGGCAAGTTCATGCTTTCCATCATCTTCGGGTACTCGAAGTACTACGTGGACAATCTGTCCGAGAACGTTCGACGGGGCAACCGCGCGAAGCTGGAACATGGATGGCTACCCGGGCCCGCTCCCATCGGCTACCTCAATGACCGGGAGGCCAAGACAATCATCGCCGACCCTCAGAGGTTTCCGCTCGTCCGGAAGATGTGGGAGCTGATGCTCACGGGGAGCTACTCCCCGCGGCGAATCCATGAGATAGCGGCCCACGAATTGGGGCTCTGCACCGTGAAGCGTCGGCGAAGCGGTGGAAAACCGTTGGCGCTCTCCGGCGTCTACGCGATGTTCACGAGCTCATTCTACGCGGGTGTCATCGAACGAAACGGGAGAACGTATCCAGGAAAGCACCCGCCGGTGGTGGCGCTCGACGAGTTCGATCGCGTTCAAGAGATGCTGGGCAGACCTGGCCGCCAACGACCCAAGACCCACGAGTTCGCCTTCACCGGCATGATCCGGTGCGGCGAATGCGGGTTCTTCGTGACCGCCGAGACCAAGAAGAACCGATATGGATCCGTCTATACTTACTACCACTGTTCAAAGCGGCGGCTCGACTACCGGTGCCAGCAACCGTACGTCACGAGTTCGGGCCTTGAGAGACAGCTCGCGGAATTCCTCGCCACTCTCTCCGTTCCAGACCCGATCAACCGATGGGCTCTCGCTCGCCTGAAACGCGGTGCAAGCGAACAGGCGCGTCTCCGAGCACTTCAAGAGCGCTCACTCGAGGAAGCCCGCGCCGGCCTAGAACGTCAACGGGAGAACCTGACGAGACTACGGATGCGAGATGTTGTCACCGACGAGGAGTACGCTGCGCGGCGTGCGGAACTCGACCTCGAGGGAATCAAGCTCAGCCATCGAACGGAACCGCTCAGCGAGCGGTTCGAACCCGCCGAGCTCGTCATTTCGTTCAGTACACATGCGGTTTCGCAGTTCGTAGCAGCGGGCGATACCACAAAACGCGCAATCATCGACATCGTGGGTTCGAACCCACGGCTCACCGACAAGACAGTGCTTATTGAAGCGAAAAAACCGTTCCGGCAATGGACCGGAACGGCTTCTATTCCTGACTGGTGGGCCTTCGTAGAGGACGTTAGAACTTTTGCAGCTCAAAATCGGGAAGCATGGGATGAACTGGCAGACAAGATGTTGATTGCAATGCCCGATCTCGAGCGCTTGAGGCTCAAGGCCGCCTGA
- a CDS encoding HTH domain-containing protein, translating into MKEVLSMVMKITGAPERRLFWRELQQALHDSVIDLPKSQQDVLELLIHQELPGEVVADRLKISRTTVYRRLGKALSGIRRGMRKRGWFKNDVLWTLSELSSGNSVS; encoded by the coding sequence ATGAAGGAGGTCCTTTCAATGGTCATGAAAATTACTGGGGCTCCTGAACGGCGCCTATTCTGGCGCGAGCTTCAGCAAGCCCTCCACGACTCAGTGATCGACCTGCCGAAGTCCCAGCAAGATGTGCTTGAGTTGCTCATCCACCAAGAGCTTCCCGGCGAAGTTGTGGCCGATCGTTTGAAGATCAGCCGGACGACCGTCTATCGCCGGCTCGGGAAGGCGCTGAGTGGCATCCGACGCGGAATGAGGAAGAGAGGATGGTTCAAGAACGACGTCCTCTGGACCCTCTCCGAACTGTCATCTGGGAATTCGGTTAGTTGA
- a CDS encoding ThiF family adenylyltransferase, translating into MSQQLINRSPDLKKLRDEGYDVEVRSGYLLIKDVPYVNSNKEVKLGILVSELKTAGEITVAPGNHQAMFVGELPCSKDGVPMEKLVSGGTQRLSPELEVNHSFSCKLHGGVDYADYYQKMTTYVNIFTSPAQAIDANATAQTFPVIPTDPDESVFEYVDTATSRAGIGLPASKLESKRLAILGLGGTGSYILDLVAKTHVKEIHLFDADRFLTHNAFRAPGAVSRAELETRESKVGHFKEIYSKLHRGIIPHEYDITADNVSELELMDCVFLCMDPGDPKVAVVDHLEDTNITFIDTGMGVELVEDSLRGMLRVTTSTPTKRDHFRSRVPIAAPTANAEYERNIQIADLNAMNACIAVIKWKKLCGFYLDFEREHDSTYVINTNVLDSDDHV; encoded by the coding sequence ATGTCACAGCAACTGATAAATCGTAGTCCTGACCTAAAGAAGCTGCGGGATGAAGGCTACGACGTCGAGGTTCGGTCGGGCTATCTTCTGATCAAGGATGTTCCGTATGTAAACTCCAACAAGGAGGTGAAGCTAGGGATTCTCGTATCCGAGCTAAAGACCGCGGGTGAAATCACGGTAGCTCCTGGCAACCACCAAGCGATGTTCGTTGGCGAGCTCCCATGTAGCAAAGATGGTGTGCCAATGGAGAAGCTCGTGAGTGGGGGAACTCAGAGGCTCAGTCCAGAGTTGGAAGTGAATCACTCGTTTTCATGCAAATTACATGGAGGAGTCGACTACGCGGACTATTACCAGAAGATGACCACGTATGTGAACATCTTCACGAGTCCCGCGCAAGCGATCGATGCCAACGCGACAGCCCAGACGTTTCCCGTGATCCCCACCGATCCTGATGAGTCAGTCTTCGAGTACGTGGATACCGCGACGAGTAGGGCTGGCATTGGTCTTCCGGCAAGCAAACTAGAATCAAAGCGCCTCGCGATACTGGGGCTCGGCGGCACGGGATCATACATCCTTGATTTGGTAGCGAAGACTCACGTGAAAGAGATTCATCTCTTCGACGCGGATCGGTTCTTAACGCACAACGCTTTCAGGGCGCCTGGAGCTGTGTCGAGAGCCGAGCTGGAGACGCGTGAGTCGAAAGTCGGTCACTTCAAGGAGATCTATTCGAAGTTGCACCGAGGGATCATTCCGCACGAGTACGACATCACCGCCGACAACGTTTCGGAATTGGAACTGATGGACTGTGTATTCTTGTGCATGGACCCAGGAGATCCGAAGGTTGCTGTCGTCGACCATCTCGAAGATACCAACATCACTTTCATCGATACGGGCATGGGCGTAGAACTCGTAGAGGACTCATTGCGCGGCATGCTGCGAGTGACTACGAGTACACCGACGAAACGCGATCACTTCCGAAGCCGTGTACCGATAGCCGCTCCAACAGCAAACGCGGAGTACGAACGGAATATTCAGATCGCGGACTTGAACGCGATGAATGCCTGCATCGCAGTAATCAAGTGGAAGAAACTCTGCGGCTTCTACCTCGACTTCGAACGGGAGCACGACTCGACGTACGTCATCAACACTAACGTCTTGGATAGCGACGACCACGTATGA
- a CDS encoding multiubiquitin domain-containing protein, producing MRKDTMNTTNTTSQTQTVTIIVNGREKQVPKNEELTYERVVNLAYDNNPPSGPGVVITVKYSRAEGNKHGTLVPGGEPVKVKEGMIFDVTATDKS from the coding sequence GTGAGGAAGGACACCATGAATACTACAAACACTACATCACAAACGCAGACCGTTACCATCATTGTCAACGGCCGCGAAAAGCAGGTACCCAAGAACGAGGAGCTCACCTACGAGAGGGTGGTGAACCTAGCCTACGACAACAACCCACCGTCAGGACCGGGCGTTGTCATCACCGTGAAGTATAGCCGGGCCGAAGGGAACAAGCACGGAACGCTCGTGCCTGGTGGTGAGCCGGTGAAGGTGAAGGAAGGCATGATCTTCGATGTCACAGCAACTGATAAATCGTAG
- a CDS encoding ATP-grasp domain-containing protein, producing the protein MAEARRNHQQSMSAPTVLIVDAYSTGRYLTGALSARGVTSRHIQSAPIIPDVAKATFLPQEFLSNDVCLDGSGAEVDRLTEVSRQYRPVAVLAGSETGVELADTLSERLGLPSNGVRMSRARREKHLMQEALRENNIPSIPHFESADIETVLEWSRSYPAGVVLKPPASAGAEDVYFCHSENEVRRAFATIYRKRNALNLVNETVVAQELVTGNEFIVNAVSSRGVHRITDIWRCTKLRLPGAGRLSALEALLPYSGVEQSALVHYTYRVLHALRMQYGPSHLELIVTPRGPLLMELAARLQGAIHLGALECALDRTHVEWTADAYLGRDEFFDSALQGYVSKQAVYRVFLIASTTGRLVATPRIEDLTRLDSYYSHSLYVSPGGSIRKTVDYFTSPGLVHLVSSDVSVLDRDYQWIRDRERDDFFVVEA; encoded by the coding sequence ATGGCTGAGGCACGCAGGAATCATCAGCAATCAATGTCAGCGCCCACAGTGTTGATCGTTGATGCGTATTCTACGGGGCGCTATCTGACAGGCGCCTTGTCCGCACGCGGCGTGACTTCGCGCCACATTCAAAGCGCTCCCATCATCCCCGATGTTGCTAAGGCGACATTCTTGCCGCAAGAGTTCCTTTCAAATGATGTGTGTCTTGACGGCAGTGGTGCAGAGGTTGATCGCCTTACCGAAGTCTCGCGACAGTACCGTCCAGTAGCCGTCCTCGCAGGGTCCGAGACCGGAGTGGAACTCGCGGACACACTTAGCGAACGGCTCGGACTGCCATCGAATGGAGTTCGAATGTCCCGCGCTCGTCGGGAGAAACACCTAATGCAGGAGGCGCTCCGCGAGAACAACATTCCGAGTATTCCGCACTTCGAATCCGCGGACATCGAGACGGTGCTCGAATGGAGCAGATCGTATCCCGCCGGCGTGGTTCTCAAGCCACCAGCCAGCGCGGGTGCCGAGGATGTCTACTTTTGCCACTCCGAAAATGAGGTACGAAGAGCATTTGCCACAATCTACCGCAAGCGGAATGCCCTCAATCTGGTTAACGAGACTGTGGTTGCACAAGAGTTAGTGACTGGTAACGAGTTCATCGTGAACGCCGTGAGCTCAAGAGGTGTCCACCGAATCACCGACATCTGGAGATGCACGAAACTCCGACTGCCTGGAGCGGGCCGACTCTCAGCACTCGAAGCTCTGCTCCCGTACTCCGGCGTGGAACAGTCCGCGCTGGTGCACTATACGTATCGAGTACTACATGCCTTGCGAATGCAATACGGACCGTCACACCTAGAGCTGATTGTGACTCCCCGCGGTCCGCTTCTGATGGAGTTGGCCGCTCGCTTGCAGGGCGCAATTCATCTCGGCGCATTGGAGTGCGCGCTCGACCGTACCCACGTGGAGTGGACCGCGGATGCTTACCTGGGACGAGATGAGTTCTTTGACTCGGCGCTGCAAGGGTACGTGAGCAAGCAGGCCGTGTACCGAGTCTTCCTGATCGCCAGCACCACGGGAAGGCTGGTAGCAACGCCTCGGATCGAAGACCTCACGAGACTGGACTCCTACTATTCTCATTCTCTCTATGTCTCTCCAGGTGGGTCCATTCGAAAGACCGTCGACTACTTTACGTCACCTGGGCTTGTGCATCTGGTCAGTTCCGACGTGTCCGTGCTGGATCGCGACTATCAATGGATTCGCGATCGAGAGCGCGACGACTTCTTTGTTGTCGAAGCATGA
- a CDS encoding DUF2235 domain-containing protein codes for MTNAAPVGVGRRIAVCLDGTSNKYARDKTNVVKLYEMLDRDRSDQLSYYQPGIGTMPPPSIWNTLGRLIVARLDLAIAWLLEQHVCDAYRFLMRTYEPGDSIFLFGFSRGAYTARALAGMIHKVGLLTRGNEELIPFAWDTYKRKDDWGEAAGFKKTFARTVPLHFLGLWDTVRSIGWIWNPESLQFTRDNPSVEIVRHAIALDERRAHFPQNRWTDQKREDQDVLEMWFPGVHCDVGGGYLEKDSGLSKIGLQWMAGEAQAAGLHVDASAKARILPEQDTKDRAAPRADAKIHESLRGLWWILEFVPKPYQDPVRNFARRWMIHAGRHRYVPDDAEVNPAVAERMRLVVEYRPPNLPTGR; via the coding sequence ATGACCAATGCAGCGCCGGTCGGCGTCGGGCGGAGAATTGCCGTCTGCCTCGACGGAACGAGCAATAAGTACGCCCGCGACAAGACCAACGTCGTCAAGCTTTATGAAATGCTTGACCGCGATCGCTCCGATCAGCTCTCGTACTATCAGCCGGGCATCGGAACGATGCCCCCGCCCAGCATCTGGAATACACTCGGGCGGCTGATCGTCGCTCGTCTCGATCTTGCGATCGCATGGCTTCTCGAGCAGCACGTATGCGACGCCTACCGCTTCCTAATGCGGACTTACGAACCAGGGGATTCGATCTTCCTGTTCGGGTTCAGCCGCGGTGCTTACACGGCTCGTGCGCTCGCGGGGATGATCCACAAAGTCGGCCTCCTTACCCGCGGCAACGAGGAGCTCATTCCATTTGCCTGGGATACCTACAAGAGGAAGGACGATTGGGGAGAGGCGGCGGGCTTCAAGAAGACCTTCGCGCGGACCGTCCCTCTCCATTTTCTCGGGCTTTGGGATACTGTTAGATCCATCGGTTGGATTTGGAATCCAGAATCGCTTCAGTTCACACGCGACAACCCCAGCGTCGAGATCGTCCGCCACGCGATCGCCCTCGACGAACGCCGCGCTCACTTCCCGCAGAATCGTTGGACCGATCAGAAGCGAGAGGATCAAGACGTGCTCGAAATGTGGTTCCCCGGCGTTCACTGCGACGTCGGCGGAGGATACCTGGAGAAAGACTCTGGCCTTTCGAAGATCGGGCTCCAGTGGATGGCCGGAGAAGCGCAGGCCGCCGGCTTGCACGTTGACGCGAGCGCGAAGGCGCGGATCCTGCCCGAGCAGGATACGAAGGACCGTGCGGCGCCGCGGGCCGACGCCAAGATCCATGAGTCCCTTCGCGGGCTGTGGTGGATTCTAGAGTTCGTCCCTAAGCCGTATCAGGACCCGGTCCGGAACTTCGCGAGACGTTGGATGATTCATGCGGGACGGCATCGTTACGTCCCCGATGATGCGGAAGTCAACCCCGCCGTGGCTGAGAGGATGCGGCTGGTCGTCGAGTACCGGCCGCCGAATCTCCCAACAGGTCGATGA
- a CDS encoding helix-turn-helix domain-containing protein, translated as MPSNRLPTSVAVGTFLKDQRKRLGYTLRDVEELSASSGQLIPFSTLARIEQGKLDPGLPRLQHLLRVYHVPTQAAGDLLDLEEFAGELPKEIDPDRLYELGRSAWQRGDAREALAAFIAVRRREGEDNQARRQKTLLALSSIAGTLGKYHFAKHIIDALLLEPPDPSIVVSVLVQAAKCWQWLGNSDVALSLVERAEKTLTRKSPARQVAFIFHEKASILVGVRQFRTADEALDRALAAYRRAGDESGFCQALGVRVRMHFERKKPKDALTAARTARMYAQRHGNHRLRLLFSLEEARAHLLLRNVKACLTRLGQVVADSAGTDDKVVRFYTHYYYWRAYEELGDDRGGVEFEAAARYLDYLDEMTPEAIEMRTLLSERGRPRRP; from the coding sequence ATGCCGTCGAACCGCCTTCCGACCTCTGTGGCCGTCGGCACGTTCCTCAAAGATCAACGGAAACGGCTTGGGTACACTCTCCGAGACGTCGAAGAACTGTCGGCTTCATCCGGGCAGTTGATACCCTTCAGCACCCTCGCACGAATCGAACAAGGAAAGCTCGACCCAGGGCTACCCCGACTGCAGCACCTGCTTCGGGTCTATCACGTCCCGACGCAGGCGGCTGGAGATCTCCTGGATCTCGAGGAGTTTGCAGGAGAACTGCCCAAGGAAATCGATCCTGACCGTTTGTACGAGCTCGGTCGAAGCGCGTGGCAGCGCGGCGACGCGCGGGAGGCCTTGGCCGCGTTTATCGCGGTGCGACGGCGGGAAGGCGAGGACAATCAAGCGCGAAGGCAAAAGACACTGCTTGCTCTGTCTTCGATTGCCGGCACTCTCGGCAAGTACCACTTCGCCAAGCACATCATCGACGCGCTGCTCCTCGAGCCGCCTGACCCGTCGATCGTCGTCTCCGTGCTCGTTCAAGCCGCCAAGTGTTGGCAATGGTTGGGGAACTCTGACGTCGCGCTCTCGCTCGTCGAACGAGCGGAGAAGACACTGACTCGTAAGAGCCCTGCCAGGCAGGTTGCGTTCATCTTCCACGAGAAGGCGTCCATTCTCGTGGGGGTTCGCCAATTTCGTACTGCGGACGAAGCTCTCGATCGCGCCCTTGCGGCCTACAGGCGTGCTGGAGACGAGAGCGGATTCTGCCAGGCATTGGGAGTCCGGGTTCGGATGCACTTCGAACGCAAGAAGCCGAAGGACGCCCTCACGGCTGCGCGCACCGCTCGCATGTACGCGCAACGTCACGGCAACCACCGGCTTCGGCTACTGTTCTCGCTTGAAGAGGCGCGGGCACACCTGCTCCTACGGAACGTGAAGGCCTGCCTGACTCGGCTTGGACAAGTGGTTGCTGATTCGGCCGGCACAGACGACAAGGTCGTGCGCTTCTACACACACTACTACTACTGGCGGGCGTACGAGGAGCTTGGCGATGACCGCGGAGGGGTGGAGTTTGAGGCCGCGGCTCGCTACCTGGACTACCTCGACGAAATGACGCCAGAAGCGATTGAGATGCGCACACTGTTATCCGAGCGCGGGCGGCCACGGAGGCCGTGA
- a CDS encoding recombinase family protein, with translation MWISVGLQVQSVSYSEAMNTKHIAIYARVSSSSQDLAAQEPDLKAWAETHANDLEVVWYRDTFTGSTLARPGIEALESALRSQTVSRIVIWRLDRLGRTAAQTLAFLAQLDEARVELISIRDGFDATSATGRLLRTILAGFAEYEREVISERIRAGIAAAKARGRHWGGRKPGVRPKLTPARVQVIRALVRAGTSKTEIARQLGISRSTVYEGIDLTDHHRNTHETPNLTSTGATGGP, from the coding sequence ATGTGGATAAGTGTCGGTTTACAAGTTCAGTCGGTTTCCTACAGTGAAGCAATGAATACGAAACACATCGCGATCTACGCTCGGGTCTCCTCGTCAAGTCAGGACTTGGCGGCCCAGGAGCCTGATCTCAAGGCGTGGGCTGAAACTCATGCGAACGACCTCGAGGTCGTCTGGTACCGCGACACCTTCACGGGGAGCACGCTCGCCCGCCCGGGGATCGAAGCCCTGGAGTCCGCTCTTCGATCTCAGACCGTTTCACGAATCGTGATCTGGCGCCTCGACCGTCTCGGACGGACCGCTGCTCAGACGCTTGCGTTTCTCGCGCAGCTCGACGAGGCAAGAGTTGAACTCATCTCCATCCGAGACGGCTTCGATGCGACTTCGGCAACCGGAAGGCTACTGAGAACCATCCTCGCGGGCTTTGCAGAATACGAGCGAGAGGTGATCTCCGAGCGCATCCGCGCTGGGATTGCTGCCGCGAAAGCGCGGGGGCGGCACTGGGGAGGCAGGAAGCCAGGCGTCCGCCCCAAGCTGACACCGGCACGGGTCCAGGTGATCCGTGCGCTCGTGCGTGCGGGCACGAGCAAGACCGAGATCGCGCGGCAGCTTGGAATCAGTCGATCGACGGTCTACGAAGGGATTGATCTCACCGACCATCACCGGAACACGCACGAGACGCCGAATCTCACTTCGACCGGAGCAACAGGAGGCCCATGA